One region of Caldanaerovirga acetigignens genomic DNA includes:
- a CDS encoding glycosyltransferase family 2 protein, producing the protein MPVAAVIPAYNEEKTVGSILQLLKSVSLIDEIILVSDGSTDNTAYIGRNFGINVIELPQNRGKVGAVMCGIKSTNANVILLLDADLVGLKKEHVYDLLLPVLKGESDMTIGVFKNGRGATDLAQKIAPFLSGQRAVQRWVFDKLKDYEVKDYGLEMALTIIAKKENLRIKTVVLNELTHVMKEEKRGFIIGVASRIKMYWDILTCMLKLKLEVF; encoded by the coding sequence ATGCCTGTAGCGGCAGTGATTCCTGCATATAATGAGGAAAAGACGGTAGGGAGCATACTCCAACTTTTAAAATCGGTAAGTCTTATTGATGAAATTATTCTTGTCAGCGATGGTTCCACTGACAATACAGCATATATCGGCAGAAATTTTGGCATAAATGTAATAGAACTTCCACAAAACCGTGGAAAAGTTGGTGCTGTAATGTGCGGGATTAAAAGTACAAACGCAAATGTCATATTGCTTTTAGATGCCGATTTGGTAGGTTTAAAAAAGGAGCACGTCTACGACCTTTTACTGCCCGTTTTAAAAGGCGAATCAGACATGACTATAGGAGTTTTCAAAAACGGCAGAGGAGCCACCGACCTTGCTCAGAAGATTGCTCCGTTTTTATCGGGTCAGCGTGCTGTCCAAAGATGGGTTTTTGATAAATTGAAGGATTATGAAGTAAAGGATTATGGCCTTGAAATGGCCCTTACCATTATAGCTAAAAAAGAAAATTTAAGAATTAAGACAGTTGTTCTCAACGAACTAACCCATGTGATGAAGGAAGAAAAGAGGGGTTTTATCATAGGTGTTGCGTCCCGTATAAAAATGTATTGGGATATTCTGACTTGTATGCTTAAATTAAAATTAGAGGTGTTTTAA
- the proS gene encoding proline--tRNA ligase, giving the protein MEEKYVREITAKSEDFSQWYVDVIVKGELADYSPVRGCMVIRPYGYALWENMQKLLDRRFKETGHKNAYFPVFIPESLLRKEAEHVEGFAPEVAWVTHGGQEELSERLAVRPTSETIICSMYSKWIKSWRDLPVLINQWCNVVRWEKSTKPFLRTAEFLWQEGHTAHRTEEEAEEETLRMLEVYRDFVETELALPVIKGRKSENEKFAGALRTYTIEAMMSDGKALQAGTSHNLGQHFSKVFDIKFLDQDGKLKYVWQTSWGVSTRLIGAVIMTHGDNRGLRLPPRVAPIQVIIVPIFGQQREEILAKSKAVYQLLKENFRVEIDDRDEYTPGWKFNEWEMKGVPVRLEIGPRDLAQNQMLLVRRDTGEKIQVKESDLENYLNKLLEDIQTNMFKQAKKFMNDNTNTATNFEELKELLINKRGFVKAMWCGDSECEKKVKEETTATLRCIPFEQEEISDRCAICGKEAKKMVYFAKSY; this is encoded by the coding sequence ATGGAAGAAAAATACGTCAGGGAAATTACGGCTAAATCAGAAGACTTTTCCCAATGGTACGTAGACGTTATCGTAAAAGGCGAACTTGCCGATTACTCTCCCGTCAGAGGATGCATGGTCATAAGGCCTTATGGTTACGCATTGTGGGAAAACATGCAAAAACTATTGGACCGTCGCTTTAAAGAAACCGGGCATAAAAATGCATATTTCCCGGTATTTATTCCTGAATCTTTGTTGAGAAAGGAAGCAGAGCATGTAGAGGGATTTGCTCCTGAAGTTGCGTGGGTGACTCACGGTGGACAGGAAGAGCTTTCGGAACGCCTGGCGGTAAGACCTACTTCTGAGACAATTATATGCAGCATGTATTCCAAATGGATAAAATCGTGGAGGGATTTACCCGTTTTAATCAATCAGTGGTGTAACGTAGTCAGATGGGAAAAGAGCACCAAACCCTTCCTGAGAACGGCTGAATTCCTCTGGCAGGAGGGACACACCGCCCATAGAACTGAAGAGGAAGCTGAAGAAGAGACGCTTCGCATGCTTGAAGTATATAGGGATTTTGTAGAAACCGAGTTGGCATTGCCGGTTATAAAGGGAAGAAAATCTGAAAACGAAAAATTTGCAGGAGCTTTGAGGACATATACAATAGAAGCCATGATGAGCGATGGTAAGGCATTACAGGCGGGGACTTCTCACAACCTAGGTCAGCATTTTTCCAAGGTTTTTGACATTAAATTTTTAGACCAAGACGGGAAGTTGAAATACGTATGGCAGACTTCCTGGGGAGTGTCGACCCGACTTATAGGTGCTGTAATAATGACTCATGGCGATAATAGGGGTCTCAGACTTCCGCCTAGAGTCGCGCCTATTCAAGTAATTATCGTTCCTATTTTTGGCCAGCAAAGAGAGGAGATTTTGGCCAAATCAAAAGCAGTGTACCAGCTCCTCAAGGAAAATTTCAGAGTGGAAATAGATGACCGCGATGAATACACTCCAGGTTGGAAATTTAACGAGTGGGAAATGAAAGGTGTTCCTGTAAGGCTTGAGATAGGACCCAGAGACCTTGCGCAAAACCAAATGTTGCTGGTTCGGAGAGACACTGGCGAGAAGATTCAAGTCAAAGAATCGGATTTAGAAAATTATTTAAATAAATTGCTTGAGGATATCCAAACCAACATGTTCAAACAAGCCAAAAAATTTATGAACGATAATACCAATACTGCAACCAATTTTGAAGAATTAAAGGAATTGTTAATCAACAAAAGAGGTTTTGTTAAAGCCATGTGGTGCGGTGACAGTGAATGCGAAAAAAAGGTTAAGGAGGAAACCACCGCAACTTTGCGCTGCATTCCCTTCGAACAGGAAGAAATTTCGGATAGGTGCGCTATATGCGGAAAAGAAGCTAAGAAAATGGTCTATTTTGCAAAATCTTATTAA
- a CDS encoding proline--tRNA ligase yields MTLFSLGVELFKNITDAVEEYLKSNGFKKIIQKDPSYQDIIKEVTSPKQLPLFFYSFSGGFHFYLYSIGEKSSKVKDIIDYILKKYIREMVDVVQESEKISKAVIIPQAPFKFFTCSFCRYSTTADYPLKYLPDNYPGEKGKPVEKVFTPSKKTIKDLCDFLGIPPEKTIKTLIYKAYTEKEKNYFAVLVPGSRNIDERKLKSVLKGKEVELAGIEEVERLTGAPHGFAGPVDLKGLKIIADIEVAKMRNVVTGANERDYHLINVNPGRDFYIDILADVKETQEGDSCPLCGNKLNIREGIKIAEWEKFCYKNMEAETGTIYFDNVILALSEQNCDEKGLKWPSTIAPYKIVVIPINVKDEKLVNYAFSLYTKLNKIIPTVIDDRIQSPGVKFKDAELLGFPIFIILGPKSFEKGTAEIKIRKRDEKLEIDIVKVIEKVCELLNLPTKDCCVEF; encoded by the coding sequence GTGACTTTGTTCTCCCTCGGCGTTGAGTTGTTCAAAAACATCACTGATGCTGTGGAAGAATATCTGAAATCGAACGGATTTAAAAAGATTATCCAAAAAGACCCTTCTTATCAAGACATTATTAAAGAGGTAACATCACCTAAACAGCTACCTCTGTTTTTTTATAGCTTTTCCGGTGGATTTCATTTTTACTTATATTCGATTGGAGAAAAGTCATCAAAGGTTAAAGACATTATTGATTACATACTGAAAAAATATATTAGAGAAATGGTGGATGTTGTACAAGAAAGCGAAAAAATATCGAAAGCGGTAATAATACCTCAAGCTCCGTTTAAATTTTTCACTTGCTCTTTTTGCCGGTACTCAACCACCGCAGATTACCCGTTGAAATATTTGCCTGACAACTATCCCGGTGAAAAAGGGAAACCTGTTGAAAAAGTATTTACACCCAGTAAAAAAACGATAAAGGATCTGTGTGATTTTTTAGGAATACCTCCAGAAAAAACCATAAAAACATTGATATATAAAGCATATACTGAAAAAGAAAAAAATTATTTCGCCGTATTGGTCCCAGGCTCCAGGAATATAGATGAAAGGAAGTTAAAATCGGTATTAAAGGGAAAAGAGGTAGAACTTGCAGGTATAGAGGAGGTAGAGCGATTGACGGGAGCACCCCACGGCTTTGCAGGTCCCGTTGATTTAAAGGGGTTGAAGATAATAGCCGATATAGAGGTCGCAAAAATGAGGAATGTTGTAACTGGAGCAAATGAAAGGGATTATCATTTGATTAATGTGAACCCCGGCCGTGACTTTTATATAGATATACTTGCCGATGTAAAAGAAACGCAAGAAGGGGATAGCTGTCCATTATGCGGAAATAAATTGAATATAAGGGAAGGCATTAAAATAGCAGAGTGGGAAAAGTTTTGTTATAAGAATATGGAAGCAGAAACTGGAACTATCTATTTTGATAATGTGATATTGGCACTTTCTGAACAAAATTGTGACGAAAAAGGACTGAAGTGGCCGTCGACTATTGCTCCGTACAAAATTGTTGTAATACCAATTAATGTAAAGGATGAGAAACTCGTAAACTATGCTTTTTCATTATATACCAAACTAAACAAAATAATTCCGACAGTCATAGATGATAGAATTCAAAGTCCGGGAGTGAAATTTAAAGATGCAGAACTTTTGGGTTTTCCCATCTTTATAATCTTAGGCCCAAAATCATTCGAAAAAGGCACCGCGGAAATTAAAATAAGGAAAAGGGATGAAAAATTAGAAATCGATATCGTTAAAGTAATTGAAAAAGTGTGTGAACTTTTAAACTTGCCAACGAAGGACTGCTGTGTTGAATTTTAA
- a CDS encoding MgtC/SapB family protein: MSQADILLRLFLSVLLGGIIGIERESVNRPAGFRTHVLVCTGSTLTMLVSIYMFEKYRALTAMDPARIAAQVVSGIGFLGAGTIIRVGPTVKGLTTAASLWTVGSIGLAIGSGFYVAAVVATLFTFLTLISLSRIENFIIGRKLLHSICLIVDDKPGQIGKIGTVLGEMGVSIRKIRIENAEQEDSRVAISLLIRLPSNVKLDEVISRFYQIDGVYSIET; encoded by the coding sequence ATGTCCCAAGCTGATATCCTGCTTAGACTTTTCTTGTCGGTTTTATTGGGAGGCATCATCGGAATAGAAAGGGAGAGCGTGAATAGGCCTGCAGGTTTCAGAACTCATGTACTGGTTTGTACAGGATCGACCCTGACAATGTTAGTGTCCATATATATGTTTGAAAAATACCGCGCCCTTACGGCAATGGACCCGGCTCGAATTGCGGCCCAAGTGGTAAGCGGTATTGGTTTTTTGGGTGCAGGCACCATAATTAGAGTGGGGCCAACCGTAAAAGGTTTGACTACCGCTGCAAGCTTGTGGACGGTAGGTTCTATCGGTCTTGCGATTGGAAGCGGATTTTATGTAGCTGCCGTAGTTGCCACTTTATTTACCTTTTTAACTTTGATATCTTTGTCCAGGATCGAAAATTTTATAATTGGGAGGAAACTTTTACACTCTATATGTTTAATCGTAGATGATAAGCCCGGTCAGATAGGCAAGATTGGTACTGTCTTGGGCGAAATGGGAGTGAGTATCAGAAAAATACGAATTGAAAATGCTGAACAAGAGGATTCAAGGGTAGCGATATCTCTTTTAATCCGTTTACCGTCGAACGTTAAGCTGGATGAAGTAATTTCTCGGTTTTATCAAATAGATGGTGTATATAGTATAGAAACATAA
- the rimP gene encoding ribosome maturation factor RimP: MQKNKILKKVSEIGERVVNSKGFEMVDVEFVQESGSWYLRYYIDKPGGITLDDCQEVSEEISRLLDIEDPIPHSYILEVSSPGIERRLKKEKDFIKYIGSEVEIRTFEPINGKKVLTGTLSDYNNGIIVLKTNSAIINIPFEKISTAKLKYKFNFDE; this comes from the coding sequence ATGCAAAAAAATAAAATTTTAAAAAAGGTAAGTGAAATTGGAGAACGAGTGGTGAACTCCAAGGGATTTGAGATGGTCGACGTAGAATTTGTTCAAGAAAGTGGGTCCTGGTATTTAAGGTATTACATTGATAAACCAGGAGGGATAACCTTGGATGATTGCCAGGAAGTGAGCGAAGAAATAAGTAGGTTGTTGGATATAGAAGATCCGATTCCTCACAGTTATATATTGGAAGTTTCATCGCCCGGCATAGAGAGGAGGCTAAAAAAGGAGAAAGATTTCATAAAGTACATCGGCTCGGAAGTAGAAATAAGGACTTTTGAACCTATTAACGGAAAAAAAGTTCTAACAGGAACTTTGAGCGATTACAATAATGGGATAATAGTATTAAAAACAAATTCGGCCATTATAAATATTCCTTTTGAAAAAATATCTACTGCTAAACTGAAATACAAATTCAATTTTGACGAATAG
- the nusA gene encoding transcription termination factor NusA, which produces MNIEFIEALDQIEKEKGISKEILLEAIEAALVSAYKKNYGTAQNVKINIDRATGEVKVFSQKTVKEEVKDPLLEISLVDAKKINPLVKIGDIISIEVTPQKFGRIAAQTAKQVVMQRIKEAERNIIYEEFAGRETDLVTGTVQRFDKKNVIIDLGKTEVILPPNEQIPTETYTPGDRLKVYILEVRKTTKGPVIVVSRSHPGLIKRLFELEVPEIYEGIVEIKSIAREAGSRTKVAVHSRDENVDPVGACVGPKGARVQAVVEELKGEKIDIIKWSKNAAEYISNALSPAKVINVEIEEDSKIARVLVPEHQLSLAIGKEGQNARLAAKLTGWKIDIKSPKNG; this is translated from the coding sequence ATGAATATCGAATTTATCGAAGCTTTAGATCAAATAGAGAAAGAAAAAGGTATTTCCAAGGAGATACTTTTAGAAGCTATTGAAGCTGCCTTAGTTTCCGCCTACAAGAAAAATTACGGTACGGCACAAAACGTAAAAATTAATATAGATAGGGCAACAGGAGAAGTTAAAGTTTTTTCTCAAAAAACGGTTAAAGAAGAAGTGAAGGATCCACTTTTAGAAATTAGCCTGGTCGATGCTAAAAAAATTAATCCCTTAGTAAAAATAGGTGATATAATCTCTATAGAGGTAACACCTCAGAAATTTGGGCGAATAGCAGCTCAAACTGCAAAACAAGTAGTAATGCAGCGTATTAAAGAAGCAGAGAGGAACATTATATACGAAGAATTTGCCGGAAGAGAAACGGATCTTGTAACAGGAACAGTACAGCGTTTCGATAAAAAGAATGTAATTATCGATCTAGGAAAAACCGAAGTTATTTTGCCACCAAATGAACAGATACCAACAGAAACCTATACCCCTGGAGATAGATTAAAAGTATATATCCTTGAAGTTAGGAAAACAACCAAAGGACCAGTCATCGTAGTGTCCAGGTCCCATCCGGGATTGATAAAAAGATTATTCGAATTGGAAGTACCTGAAATATACGAAGGAATTGTGGAAATAAAGAGCATTGCGAGAGAAGCAGGTTCTAGAACTAAGGTGGCTGTTCACTCAAGAGATGAAAACGTAGATCCGGTGGGGGCCTGCGTTGGACCGAAAGGCGCTCGTGTTCAAGCCGTGGTGGAAGAATTAAAAGGAGAAAAGATAGATATCATAAAATGGAGCAAAAATGCGGCGGAATATATTTCAAACGCCCTAAGTCCTGCAAAGGTCATTAACGTAGAAATTGAGGAAGATAGTAAAATAGCACGGGTATTGGTGCCTGAACACCAGCTTTCCCTTGCTATAGGCAAAGAAGGACAAAACGCAAGACTTGCGGCAAAACTTACAGGTTGGAAGATAGATATAAAGAGTCCCAAAAATGGTTAA
- a CDS encoding PolC-type DNA polymerase III → MIKMNVVLDTSKFSYEESLLLDNVFINKVTVNVAKRKIKIELATDQKLSEEMILKIQNGLKESLKGCLNVSLHFVEKNLWGEKKPSEVVKVNWNECLKSLFKKIPSARLWMFNSTCEYDKGTLFVYIEKNGIEYLQKKRCGKFIEEFFKNLEIRLKVEFKEKEQTEYYDISEEERQLVEAILKTTTEKSDDRPKEEVSNDVILGKDVEGEPVPLKDITDEINEIIVCGQVFKLESREIKNGSKMITFGLTDGSSSLPVKIFSSSENYCKLEAIEEGIWLKIRGKIEKNSYSGELEIKPKDIKVIPKPTRTDNCEKKRVELHLHTKYSAMDAVCSPKEVVELCKNWGHKAVAFTDHGVVQSFPEVYEAAQKAGIKPIYGLEAYIFDDEFPVIVEPPEGFIDDFVYVVTDIETTGLSMDLDEIIEIGSVKIYRGEIIDRFHSFVNPRKPISPQITNLTGIRNDMVEQAPFIEEVLSNFLKFVGEGIFVAHNAEFDSGFIRRDCERHGMKFNNKVIDTLNLSAIVFPELKNHRLETIAKKFNINMGKHHRADDDANTTAMILIELFNLLKEKGIDDLSKINYVGKKAAQHLNSYHATILVKNQKGLKNLYKLVSASHLEYFYRHPRIPKSLLRQHREGLIIGSGCEAGELFKSLIYHHSEDDIRRIVSFYDFLEIQPLQNNKFLIEKGVLANEKSLEELNKKIYSLGKKYSKPVVATGDVHFLNPQDEIFRKILLTIQGYKDSDINSGLYLKTTEEMLRDHEYLGKDEAIEVVIENPNRIADEIEDEIKPVPDELYPPKIEGADEEIINMTYKRAEELYGKDLPEIVKKRIERELNSIVNNGYSVIYLIAHKLVKKSLDDGYLVGSRGSVGSSLVATMCGITEVNPLPPHYLCSRCKKSIFPENVEGIVGPDLPNKNCPDCGIPMKKDGYNIPFEVFMGFEGDKVPDIDLNFSGEYQPTAHKYTEELFGKDNVFRAGTISTIAEKTAYGFVKAFLEEKNMSASEYEINRLAASITGVKRTTGQHPGGLMILPKDKEIYEFTPIQYPADDKESGVITTHFDYHSISERLLKLDLLGHDDPTVIKMLEEETGVNAKKIPLDDKETMKIFSSVEPLGVTPEDIGTTVGTLGVPEFGTKFVRQMLEETRPTTFSELVRISGLSHGTDVWLNNAQDLIRNKIATLKEVIATRDDIMIHLLEKGVEPKIAFNIMEKVRKGKGLSPEDEEVLKKNNIEQWFIESCKKIKYMFPKAHAVAYVIMAFRIAYFKVHYPEAFYATYFTVRADDFDAELILQGPKKIKEVIEEINKKEKNATPKEKNLLTILEVANEMYMRGIQFLPIDLYKSHHKKFIITKDGILPPLNALPGLGLSAAQSIYNERQKGKFTSIEDLRIRTRVTKNVIEILRQNGVLNGLQETNQISLF, encoded by the coding sequence ATGATAAAAATGAACGTCGTCCTTGATACGAGCAAGTTCAGTTATGAAGAAAGTCTACTATTAGACAATGTTTTCATCAATAAAGTGACCGTTAATGTCGCTAAAAGAAAGATAAAAATCGAATTGGCTACAGATCAAAAACTATCTGAGGAAATGATCTTGAAAATCCAAAACGGATTAAAAGAAAGTTTGAAAGGTTGTCTGAATGTTTCTTTACATTTTGTAGAAAAGAATCTCTGGGGAGAAAAAAAGCCAAGTGAGGTAGTTAAGGTAAACTGGAACGAGTGTTTGAAAAGTCTTTTTAAAAAGATACCTTCGGCTAGACTATGGATGTTTAATAGCACATGCGAGTACGACAAAGGTACTTTATTTGTTTATATCGAAAAAAACGGAATAGAATATTTGCAAAAGAAACGATGCGGTAAGTTTATAGAAGAATTTTTCAAAAATCTAGAAATTAGATTGAAAGTTGAATTTAAAGAGAAAGAACAAACAGAATATTATGACATATCTGAGGAAGAAAGACAACTTGTAGAAGCCATATTGAAAACTACAACCGAAAAATCCGATGACCGGCCGAAGGAAGAAGTTTCAAATGACGTAATTTTAGGCAAGGATGTGGAAGGCGAGCCGGTTCCTTTAAAGGATATAACCGACGAAATTAACGAAATAATCGTATGCGGACAGGTATTCAAGTTAGAATCCAGGGAAATTAAAAACGGCTCTAAAATGATTACTTTCGGGCTCACCGATGGTTCAAGTTCTTTGCCGGTAAAAATATTTTCATCTTCCGAAAATTATTGCAAGCTAGAAGCAATCGAAGAAGGAATTTGGTTAAAAATAAGAGGGAAAATTGAAAAAAATTCTTACTCAGGAGAATTAGAAATAAAACCAAAAGACATCAAAGTCATACCTAAACCCACTAGAACGGACAATTGCGAAAAAAAGAGGGTGGAATTACATTTGCACACAAAATATAGTGCCATGGATGCGGTTTGTTCACCTAAAGAAGTTGTTGAACTGTGCAAAAATTGGGGACATAAAGCAGTGGCCTTTACGGACCACGGTGTCGTTCAGTCCTTTCCTGAGGTTTACGAAGCTGCCCAAAAAGCAGGTATTAAACCAATCTATGGTCTAGAGGCTTACATATTTGATGACGAATTTCCTGTAATAGTCGAACCACCTGAAGGATTCATCGACGACTTTGTATACGTAGTCACCGATATAGAAACAACAGGTTTATCCATGGATTTGGACGAAATAATAGAGATCGGTTCGGTCAAAATCTATCGTGGGGAAATAATAGATAGATTCCATTCCTTTGTAAATCCCCGAAAACCCATTTCTCCACAAATAACTAATTTAACCGGTATACGTAACGACATGGTAGAGCAGGCACCGTTTATAGAGGAGGTCCTTTCAAATTTTCTGAAATTTGTGGGAGAAGGTATATTTGTAGCACATAATGCTGAATTTGACTCGGGTTTCATTAGAAGGGACTGCGAAAGGCACGGCATGAAATTTAACAATAAAGTGATAGATACTTTAAATCTCTCGGCCATTGTTTTTCCAGAACTTAAAAATCACCGTTTAGAGACGATTGCTAAAAAGTTCAATATAAATATGGGGAAACATCACCGAGCAGACGATGATGCCAATACGACAGCAATGATACTCATTGAGTTATTTAATTTGCTTAAAGAAAAGGGAATAGACGACCTTTCCAAAATAAATTATGTGGGAAAGAAAGCTGCTCAACACCTAAATTCTTACCATGCTACCATTTTGGTAAAAAATCAAAAGGGACTGAAAAATCTTTATAAATTAGTTTCTGCCTCTCATCTAGAGTATTTCTATCGCCATCCCCGAATTCCCAAAAGTCTCCTAAGGCAACACAGAGAAGGATTAATTATAGGGTCGGGATGCGAGGCCGGAGAATTATTCAAAAGTTTAATTTACCATCATTCGGAAGATGATATTAGGCGCATTGTGAGCTTTTACGATTTCTTAGAAATACAACCTTTACAAAACAATAAATTTTTAATTGAAAAAGGCGTTTTGGCCAATGAAAAAAGCCTTGAAGAGTTAAACAAAAAAATTTATTCTTTAGGCAAAAAATACAGCAAACCCGTCGTAGCTACCGGCGACGTGCACTTTTTAAACCCCCAAGATGAGATTTTCAGAAAAATTTTGCTCACAATTCAGGGATATAAGGACAGCGATATCAATTCAGGCCTTTACCTAAAAACGACGGAGGAGATGCTCCGTGACCATGAATACCTAGGTAAGGACGAGGCAATAGAAGTGGTAATCGAAAATCCAAACAGAATTGCGGATGAGATAGAAGATGAAATAAAACCGGTTCCCGATGAACTTTATCCTCCCAAAATAGAAGGGGCCGATGAAGAAATTATAAACATGACCTATAAAAGAGCTGAGGAGTTGTATGGCAAAGATCTCCCTGAAATAGTTAAAAAGAGAATAGAACGGGAATTAAACTCGATAGTGAATAACGGATACTCGGTTATATACTTGATTGCTCACAAGCTTGTGAAAAAATCTCTTGACGACGGTTATCTAGTGGGGTCCAGGGGCTCAGTAGGCTCATCGCTCGTTGCGACAATGTGCGGAATTACCGAAGTCAACCCGCTACCTCCCCACTATTTATGTTCAAGGTGCAAAAAATCTATTTTCCCAGAAAACGTCGAGGGAATTGTGGGACCAGACCTCCCCAACAAAAATTGCCCTGATTGTGGAATTCCCATGAAAAAAGACGGATATAACATACCCTTTGAAGTTTTTATGGGTTTTGAAGGGGACAAAGTACCTGACATAGACCTGAACTTTTCCGGTGAATATCAGCCTACTGCCCATAAATATACCGAAGAATTATTCGGAAAGGACAACGTATTCCGTGCCGGTACCATTTCAACAATAGCGGAAAAGACCGCCTACGGTTTCGTTAAGGCTTTTCTAGAAGAGAAGAATATGAGTGCATCTGAATACGAGATTAATCGTTTGGCCGCCAGTATAACCGGAGTCAAACGAACTACAGGACAGCACCCGGGAGGTTTAATGATTCTTCCGAAGGATAAGGAAATATACGAATTCACACCAATCCAGTATCCCGCCGACGACAAAGAGTCTGGAGTTATCACTACGCATTTTGACTATCATTCGATAAGCGAACGATTGCTCAAACTTGATTTATTAGGTCACGACGATCCTACTGTTATCAAAATGTTAGAAGAAGAAACGGGCGTTAATGCAAAGAAAATCCCTTTAGATGACAAAGAAACTATGAAAATTTTCTCCTCCGTCGAACCCCTGGGAGTAACCCCTGAAGATATAGGGACGACCGTAGGAACGTTAGGCGTTCCCGAATTCGGGACAAAATTTGTAAGGCAGATGTTGGAAGAAACTCGTCCTACGACGTTTTCAGAGCTTGTAAGAATAAGCGGCCTTTCCCACGGCACAGACGTTTGGCTTAACAACGCCCAAGACCTCATAAGAAATAAGATAGCAACTCTTAAAGAGGTTATAGCAACCCGCGATGACATTATGATTCATTTGTTGGAAAAAGGTGTTGAACCCAAAATTGCGTTTAATATAATGGAGAAAGTTAGAAAAGGCAAGGGATTGAGTCCTGAAGATGAAGAGGTTTTAAAGAAAAATAACATAGAACAGTGGTTTATAGAATCCTGCAAGAAGATAAAATACATGTTTCCCAAGGCCCATGCAGTTGCCTACGTAATTATGGCTTTCAGAATCGCTTATTTCAAAGTTCACTACCCGGAGGCGTTTTATGCGACTTACTTTACTGTAAGAGCCGATGACTTTGATGCCGAACTCATACTGCAAGGGCCTAAAAAGATAAAAGAAGTAATAGAGGAAATTAATAAAAAAGAAAAAAATGCTACCCCGAAAGAAAAAAATTTGCTCACCATTTTAGAAGTAGCAAATGAAATGTACATGAGAGGTATTCAATTTTTACCTATAGACCTTTATAAATCGCATCATAAGAAATTTATCATTACTAAAGACGGGATTTTACCCCCGCTTAATGCCTTGCCAGGATTGGGTCTTTCCGCGGCGCAAAGTATTTACAATGAACGGCAAAAAGGGAAATTTACATCAATCGAAGATCTCAGAATACGGACAAGAGTAACAAAAAATGTTATAGAAATTCTCCGGCAAAACGGTGTCCTCAATGGTTTGCAAGAAACAAACCAGATTAGTCTATTTTGA